The Papaver somniferum cultivar HN1 chromosome 3, ASM357369v1, whole genome shotgun sequence genome includes a region encoding these proteins:
- the LOC113356427 gene encoding auxilin-related protein 2-like isoform X2 produces MDDFPSLLNFGVRPQGKAAPMAASRSTSTGTTTLNNGIGSGGFNASSSSRSAWNSNPGNSFGNDVFGGGGGGGNHKMNKDYDDVFGGPPKYTTPAAESSSTSFDYDSMFPSGSTSSTAQASINPNNARNKNNNYGSSSPVYDKPVYDDDIFEGIPGLKTTSSSTKYDDLFPSVTSPPNNQGGGGPLFDDLLGGLGKTEPQFNKNNSGKSDTESGIDDLLSSFGAASPPNDRGTSETNQARQPTVSSANADLFGDFESTATPVYPSTGLFSDPLEQNSKPSNSVSGGIFHDVDPLAGLGKSVPSFSSDMSDRMKDRSPQKTGTNRASSPDFVGKDLNENTSHKRVPGDSYRNSHPTVDMSLKSEENLEAAANEIWLTVSEVPLITQPTSAPPPSRPPPRPSQFSSGTRSATSKKVNEYSSQNFSQNWQSPKGGPDSAKSPVVSSIDELEDFAMGKPSNNPDEHGDALSSDEELEKNSAAAASAAAMKDAMDRAEAKFKHAKEVRERENAKAGRVRVPGQQERDDKATQDAQERELREKQERLDNEHEQREREQRQLEKERERAREDERNREKASARQAVERATREARDRAAAEARQKAERAAVQRAQAEARERAERAAVQKAQNEARERAAAQAAARAQSEAKEKAAAVARAEADVRHRAERSSVDRANAEARQRASDAARESQQKNENDLESFFGMGSRPSSAPKARTTTSNSSFDAQFPSKAGPEAPRSNPGTSAAPPSGGFQEREGESDERRKARMERHQKTQERVLNALAEKNERDLQIQREQAERHRIAETLDAEIRRWAAGKETNLRALLSTLQYVLWPECGWQPVSLTDLITGASVKKVYRKATLCVHPDKVQQKGANLQQKYIAEKVFDLLKEAWNKFNSEELF; encoded by the exons atggatgattTTCCCAGTTTATTAAATTTTGGTGTTAGACCACAAGGTAAAGCTGCTCCAATGGCTGCATCAAGAAGTACATCAACAGGAACAACAACTTTAAATAATGGGATCGGATCAGGAGGTTTTAATGCTTCTTCTTCGTCGAGATCAGCATGGAATTCAAATCCTGGTAATTCTTTTGGTAATGATGTTTtcgggggtggtggtggtggtgggaatcATAAGATGAATAAGGATTACGACGATGTATTTGGTGGTCCACCTAAGTACACAACACCAGCAGCAGAAAGTTCATCTACTTCATTTGATTATGATTCTATGTTTCCATCAGGATCTACTTCTTCTACTGCTCAAGCTAGTATAAACCCTAATAATGCCAGGAATAAGAATAATAATTATGGTTCTTCTTCACCGGTTTATGATAAACCTGTTTATGATGATGATATCTTTGAAGGAATACCTGGATTAAAGACTACATCTTCATCTACTAAGTATGATGATTTGTTCCCTTCAGTTACTTCCCCTCCTAATAATCAGGGAGGAGGTGGTCCTCTTTTTGATGATCTTCTTGGGGGTTTGGGTAAAACTGAACCGCAATTCAATAAGAATAATAGTGGTAAGAGTGATACTGAGTCTGGAATTGATGATTTGCTTAGCAGTTTTGGGGCCGCCAGTCCACCTAATGACAG GGGGACTTCAGAGACCAATCAAGCACGACAACCTACTGTGTCTTCAGCTAATGCTGACCTCTTTGGGGATTTCGAGTCAACTGCTACCCCAGTGTATCCATCCACAGGGTTATTCTCCGACCCGTTGGAACAAAATAGCAAGCCCAGTAACTCTGTTAGTGGAGGAATATTTCATGATGTGGATCCCCTTGCTGGCCTGGGAAAGTCAGTGCCCTCCTTTTCTTCTGACATGAGTGATAGAATGAAGGATCGGAGCCCTCAAAAGACAGGCACTAACAGAGCGAGTTCACCCGATTTTGTTGGAAAAGATTTGAATGAAAATACTTCCCACAAGAGGGTGCCTGGTGACAGTTATCGGAATTCTCATCCAACG GTAGATATGTCACTAAAAtcagaagaaaatttggaagcGGCAGCTAATGAGATATGGCTCACTGTCTCAGAAGTTCCACTTATCACACAACCTACAAGTGCTCCACCCCCTTCACGACCTCCACCTAGACCATCACAGTTCTCTAGTGGAACGAGGTCTGCAACCTCAAAGAAGGTCAATGAGTACTCATCCCAAAACTTCAGTCAAAATTGGCAGAGTCCTAAAGGTGGTCCTGATTCAGCAAAGAGTCCAGTagtgtcttcaattgatgaacttgAAGACTTCGCTATGGGTAAACCTTCAAACAATCCTGATGAACATGGAGATGCGCTCTCCAGTGATGAAGAATTAGAGAAGAACTCAGCCGCTGCAGCATCTGCTGCAGCTATGAAGGATGCTATGGATAGAGCTGAGGCAAAATTCAAACATGCTAAAGAAGTAAGGGAGAGAGAAAATGCAAAGGCTGGTAGAGTCCGAGTTCCTGGCCAGCAAGAAAGAGATGATAAAGCTACGCAAGATGCCCAAGAACGTGAACTCAGAGAGAAACAAGAGAGACTAGATAATGAACATGAACAGAGGGAAAGAGAACAACGACAACTTGAAAAAGAAAGAGAACGAGCAAGGGAAGATGAGAGGAACAGGGAAAAAGCTAGTGCTAGGCAAGCCGTTGAGAGAGCTACAAGGGAAGCACGTGACAGAGCAGCTGCTGAAGCTCGCCAGAAGGCTGAGCGGGCTGCAGTTCAGAGAGCTCAAGCTGAAGCACGTGAACGTGCTGAGCGGGCTGCAGTTCAGAAAGCTCAAAATGAAGCACGTGAAAGGGCTGCAGCTCAGGCAGCTGCCAGGGCACAGTCAGAAGCCAAGGAAAAAGCTGCTGCGGTGGCGAGGGCTGAAGCCGACGTACGTCATAGAGCAGAAAGATCTTCTGTCGACAGAGCTAATGCAGAGGCTAGACAGAGGGCATCTGATGCTGCAAGAGAGAGTCAGCAAAAGAATGAAAATGACCTTGAGTCGTTTTTTGGCATGGGTAGTAGGCCTAGCAGCGCACCAAAGGCTAGGACTACGACGTCG AACTCTTCGTTCGATGCACAATTTCCAAGCAAAGCTGGGCCCGAAGCGCCTCGGTCAAATCCTGGAACCTCAG CTGCTCCGCCATCGGGAGGCTTTCAAGAAAGAGAAGGTGAAAGTGATGAAAGACGTAAAGCTAGGATGGAGCGCCATCAAAAGACCCAGGAGCGTGTG CTGAATGCACTCGCGGAAAAGAATGAGCGAGACCTTCAAATTCAGAGGGAGCAGGCAGAGAGACAT AGAATTGCGGAGACGCTGGATGCGGAGATAAGGCGCTGGGCTGCAGGAAAAGAAACAAACTTGCGTGCGCTGCTATCTACATTGCAATAC GTACTTTGGCCTGAATGCGGCTGGCAGCCCGTTTCCTTAACTGATTTGATTACTGGTGCTTCAGTCAAGAAAGTTTACAGAAAGGCAACCTTGTGCGTCCATCCTGATAAGGTGCAACAAAAAGGTGCCAATCTTCAACAAAAGTATATAGCAGAGAAGGTGTTCGACCTCCTTAAG GAAGCCTGGAACAAGTTCAATTCGGAGGAGCTCTTTTAG
- the LOC113356427 gene encoding auxilin-related protein 2-like isoform X1, translated as MDDFPSLLNFGVRPQGKAAPMAASRSTSTGTTTLNNGIGSGGFNASSSSRSAWNSNPGNSFGNDVFGGGGGGGNHKMNKDYDDVFGGPPKYTTPAAESSSTSFDYDSMFPSGSTSSTAQASINPNNARNKNNNYGSSSPVYDKPVYDDDIFEGIPGLKTTSSSTKYDDLFPSVTSPPNNQGGGGPLFDDLLGGLGKTEPQFNKNNSGKSDTESGIDDLLSSFGAASPPNDRGTSETNQARQPTVSSANADLFGDFESTATPVYPSTGLFSDPLEQNSKPSNSVSGGIFHDVDPLAGLGKSVPSFSSDMSDRMKDRSPQKTGTNRASSPDFVGKDLNENTSHKRVPGDSYRNSHPTVDMSLKSEENLEAAANEIWLTVSEVPLITQPTSAPPPSRPPPRPSQFSSGTRSATSKKVNEYSSQNFSQNWQSPKGGPDSAKSPVVSSIDELEDFAMGKPSNNPDEHGDALSSDEELEKNSAAAASAAAMKDAMDRAEAKFKHAKEVRERENAKAGRVRVPGQQERDDKATQDAQERELREKQERLDNEHEQREREQRQLEKERERAREDERNREKASARQAVERATREARDRAAAEARQKAERAAVQRAQAEARERAERAAVQKAQNEARERAAAQAAARAQSEAKEKAAAVARAEADVRHRAERSSVDRANAEARQRASDAARESQQKNENDLESFFGMGSRPSSAPKARTTTSNSSFDAQFPSKAGPEAPRSNPGTSGNIRKTTSASNMAQDLYSMFEAAPPSGGFQEREGESDERRKARMERHQKTQERVLNALAEKNERDLQIQREQAERHRIAETLDAEIRRWAAGKETNLRALLSTLQYVLWPECGWQPVSLTDLITGASVKKVYRKATLCVHPDKVQQKGANLQQKYIAEKVFDLLKEAWNKFNSEELF; from the exons atggatgattTTCCCAGTTTATTAAATTTTGGTGTTAGACCACAAGGTAAAGCTGCTCCAATGGCTGCATCAAGAAGTACATCAACAGGAACAACAACTTTAAATAATGGGATCGGATCAGGAGGTTTTAATGCTTCTTCTTCGTCGAGATCAGCATGGAATTCAAATCCTGGTAATTCTTTTGGTAATGATGTTTtcgggggtggtggtggtggtgggaatcATAAGATGAATAAGGATTACGACGATGTATTTGGTGGTCCACCTAAGTACACAACACCAGCAGCAGAAAGTTCATCTACTTCATTTGATTATGATTCTATGTTTCCATCAGGATCTACTTCTTCTACTGCTCAAGCTAGTATAAACCCTAATAATGCCAGGAATAAGAATAATAATTATGGTTCTTCTTCACCGGTTTATGATAAACCTGTTTATGATGATGATATCTTTGAAGGAATACCTGGATTAAAGACTACATCTTCATCTACTAAGTATGATGATTTGTTCCCTTCAGTTACTTCCCCTCCTAATAATCAGGGAGGAGGTGGTCCTCTTTTTGATGATCTTCTTGGGGGTTTGGGTAAAACTGAACCGCAATTCAATAAGAATAATAGTGGTAAGAGTGATACTGAGTCTGGAATTGATGATTTGCTTAGCAGTTTTGGGGCCGCCAGTCCACCTAATGACAG GGGGACTTCAGAGACCAATCAAGCACGACAACCTACTGTGTCTTCAGCTAATGCTGACCTCTTTGGGGATTTCGAGTCAACTGCTACCCCAGTGTATCCATCCACAGGGTTATTCTCCGACCCGTTGGAACAAAATAGCAAGCCCAGTAACTCTGTTAGTGGAGGAATATTTCATGATGTGGATCCCCTTGCTGGCCTGGGAAAGTCAGTGCCCTCCTTTTCTTCTGACATGAGTGATAGAATGAAGGATCGGAGCCCTCAAAAGACAGGCACTAACAGAGCGAGTTCACCCGATTTTGTTGGAAAAGATTTGAATGAAAATACTTCCCACAAGAGGGTGCCTGGTGACAGTTATCGGAATTCTCATCCAACG GTAGATATGTCACTAAAAtcagaagaaaatttggaagcGGCAGCTAATGAGATATGGCTCACTGTCTCAGAAGTTCCACTTATCACACAACCTACAAGTGCTCCACCCCCTTCACGACCTCCACCTAGACCATCACAGTTCTCTAGTGGAACGAGGTCTGCAACCTCAAAGAAGGTCAATGAGTACTCATCCCAAAACTTCAGTCAAAATTGGCAGAGTCCTAAAGGTGGTCCTGATTCAGCAAAGAGTCCAGTagtgtcttcaattgatgaacttgAAGACTTCGCTATGGGTAAACCTTCAAACAATCCTGATGAACATGGAGATGCGCTCTCCAGTGATGAAGAATTAGAGAAGAACTCAGCCGCTGCAGCATCTGCTGCAGCTATGAAGGATGCTATGGATAGAGCTGAGGCAAAATTCAAACATGCTAAAGAAGTAAGGGAGAGAGAAAATGCAAAGGCTGGTAGAGTCCGAGTTCCTGGCCAGCAAGAAAGAGATGATAAAGCTACGCAAGATGCCCAAGAACGTGAACTCAGAGAGAAACAAGAGAGACTAGATAATGAACATGAACAGAGGGAAAGAGAACAACGACAACTTGAAAAAGAAAGAGAACGAGCAAGGGAAGATGAGAGGAACAGGGAAAAAGCTAGTGCTAGGCAAGCCGTTGAGAGAGCTACAAGGGAAGCACGTGACAGAGCAGCTGCTGAAGCTCGCCAGAAGGCTGAGCGGGCTGCAGTTCAGAGAGCTCAAGCTGAAGCACGTGAACGTGCTGAGCGGGCTGCAGTTCAGAAAGCTCAAAATGAAGCACGTGAAAGGGCTGCAGCTCAGGCAGCTGCCAGGGCACAGTCAGAAGCCAAGGAAAAAGCTGCTGCGGTGGCGAGGGCTGAAGCCGACGTACGTCATAGAGCAGAAAGATCTTCTGTCGACAGAGCTAATGCAGAGGCTAGACAGAGGGCATCTGATGCTGCAAGAGAGAGTCAGCAAAAGAATGAAAATGACCTTGAGTCGTTTTTTGGCATGGGTAGTAGGCCTAGCAGCGCACCAAAGGCTAGGACTACGACGTCG AACTCTTCGTTCGATGCACAATTTCCAAGCAAAGCTGGGCCCGAAGCGCCTCGGTCAAATCCTGGAACCTCAGGTAACATAAGAAAGACAACATCTGCATCTAATATGGCCCAGGACCTTTATTCAATGTTTGAAG CTGCTCCGCCATCGGGAGGCTTTCAAGAAAGAGAAGGTGAAAGTGATGAAAGACGTAAAGCTAGGATGGAGCGCCATCAAAAGACCCAGGAGCGTGTG CTGAATGCACTCGCGGAAAAGAATGAGCGAGACCTTCAAATTCAGAGGGAGCAGGCAGAGAGACAT AGAATTGCGGAGACGCTGGATGCGGAGATAAGGCGCTGGGCTGCAGGAAAAGAAACAAACTTGCGTGCGCTGCTATCTACATTGCAATAC GTACTTTGGCCTGAATGCGGCTGGCAGCCCGTTTCCTTAACTGATTTGATTACTGGTGCTTCAGTCAAGAAAGTTTACAGAAAGGCAACCTTGTGCGTCCATCCTGATAAGGTGCAACAAAAAGGTGCCAATCTTCAACAAAAGTATATAGCAGAGAAGGTGTTCGACCTCCTTAAG GAAGCCTGGAACAAGTTCAATTCGGAGGAGCTCTTTTAG
- the LOC113356425 gene encoding amino acid permease 3-like, with protein MTMGDINMTNATAATKNQQFQYDHSLDVMPQRQGGSKCFDDDGRLKRTGTVWTASAHIITAVIGSGVLSLAWAIAQLGWIAGPTVMFLFAFVIYYTSCLLADCYRTGDNVTGKRNYTYMDAVSTNLGGSKTKLCGIIQYINLFGVAIGYTIAASISMVAIKRSNCFHASGHDNPCLTSSTPYMIIFGVSEIIFSQIPDFDQISWLSMVAAVMSFTYSGIGMGLGIAKVAENGKFRGSLTGISIGTVTQTQKIWRSLQALGNIAFAYSYSIILIEIQDTLRSPPSEAKTMKKASLVSVSTTTIFYMLCGCMGYAAFGDMAPGNLLTGFGFYNPYWLLDIANVAIVIHLVGAYQVYCQPLFAFIEKWAATKWPKSDFINKNYQVPLPGCFPYNLNLFRLVWRTVFVILTTVISMLLPFFNDVVGILGAFGFWPLTVYFPVEMYISHRKIPKWSSKWLCLQILSAACLVISIAAAAGSVAGVITDLKVYRPFV; from the exons ATGACG ATGGGTGACATCAACATGACTAATGCCACCGCTGCAACTAAGAATCAACAGTTCCAATATGATCATTCGCTTGATGTAATGCCACAACGGCAAGGTGGATCTAAATGTTTTGATGATGATGGCCGTCTTAAAAGAACAG GAACCGTGTGGACAGCGAGTGCACATATTATTACGGCTGTCATAGGATCAGGAGTGCTCTCATTAGCATGGGCCATAGCTCAGCTTGGTTGGATTGCTGGTCCAACTGTGATGTTCTTGTTTGCCTTTGTGATTTACTACACATCCTGTTTACTAGCTGACTGCTACAGAACTGGAGACAATGTTACCGGCAAGAGAAACTACACATACATGGATGCTGTTAGCACTAATCTTGGTGGTTCTAAGACCAAGCTCTGTGGGATAATTCAGTACATTAATCTTTTTGGTGTCGCAATCGGATATACCATTGCAGCATCCATCAGTATGGT GGCTATAAAGAGGTCGAACTGTTTCCATGCTAGCGGCCATGATAACCCGTGCCTTACGTCGAGTACCCCATACATGATCATTTTTGGTGTATCAGAAATCATATTCTCACAAATTCCAGACTTTGATCAAATTTCATGGCTATCAATGGTTGCTGCAGTCATGTCATTTACTTATTCCGGGATCGGAATGGGCCTCGGAATCGCTAAAGTGGCAG AAAATGGGAAATTCAGAGGAAGTCTTACCGGAATTAGCATCGGTACCGTAACTCAAACCCAAAAGATATGGAGGAGCTTGCAAGCACTTGGAAACATTGCTTTTGCCTACTCGTATTCCATAATCCTAATCGAAATTCAG GACACATTAAGATCACCACCATCAGAAGCTAAAACTATGAAGAAAGCAAGTTTAGTCAGTGTCTCAACTACAACCATCTTTTACATGCTTTGTGGATGTATGGGTTATGCGGCATTCGGTGACATGGCACCGGGCAACCTTCTAACCGGTTTCGGGTTCTACAACCCATACTGGTTACTTGACATTGCCAACGTTGCAATCGTAATTCACCTTGTTGGAGCTTACCAAGTCTATTGCCAACCCTTATTTGCCTTCATTGAGAAGTGGGCAGCAACAAAATGGCCAAAGagtgatttcatcaacaaaaactaTCAAGTACCTCTCCCTGGATGCTTCCCATACAATCTCAACTTATTCAGACTTGTCTGGAGAACAGTATTTGTAATTCTAACGACAGTTATATCGATGCTTCTTCCGTTCTTCAATGACGTTGTTGGGATTCTTGGCGCTTTCGGGTTTTGGCCGTTGACTGTATATTTTCCGGTTGAGATGTACATATCACATAGAAAGATTCCCAAGTGGAGTAGCAAATGGCTGTGCCTTCAGATACTTAGTGCCGCTTGTTTAGTAATCTCAATTGCAGCCGCAGCAGGCTCAGTAGCTGGTGTTATCACCGATCTTAAGGTGTATCGTCCCTTCGTCTAA